A genomic stretch from Pseudoliparis swirei isolate HS2019 ecotype Mariana Trench chromosome 18, NWPU_hadal_v1, whole genome shotgun sequence includes:
- the zgc:109913 gene encoding regulator of G-protein signaling 9-binding protein, which yields MSRWRRSVDELATRRRQQGECERAQEALGRVTSCFQQLAASLGSSADGSFLRDEMDETRALAHRICSGLSQRLMHLLSDCDLSGVEDRRASERLWVLFLSAIEHFLFDLHKAYNLIGQFPLTQRNSRRSLVNTGCMDGVVGVAAQVASIQVPWLALKEEPSPDLFNHVAGLEEMLSEMQLRVPVAFWSVEATQPAWAQALGELEQPDYTLEDLMEVEVVSNSKMTCCQPACCGLGCVR from the exons atgagcCGGTGGCGTCGTTCGGTAGACGAGTTGGCGacgcggcggcggcagcagggCGAGTGTGAGCGCGCTCAGGAGGCTCTCGGCCGGGTCACCTCCTGCTTCCAGCAGCTGGCGGCGTCACTCGGCAGCTCGGCGGACGGCAGCTTCCTGCGAGACGAGATGGACGAGACGAGAGCCCTCGCACACCGGATCTGCAGCG GTCTGTCCCAGCGGCTGATGCACCTCCTGTCAGACTGTGACCTCTCGGGTGTGGAGGACAGACGGGCATCAGAGCGCCTGTGGGTTCTCTTCCTGTCGGCTatagagcacttcctgttcgaCCTCCATAAGGCCTACAATCTGATTGGACAGTTTCCTCTGACCCAGCGCAACAGCAGGCGCTCGTTAGTCAATACAG ggTGTATGGATGGCGTGGTGGGCGTGGCAGCTCAAGTAGCTTCCATCCAGGTGCCATGGCTCGCCTTGAAGGAGGAGCCGAGCCCAGATCTGTTCAATCACGTCGCAGGACTGGAGGAAATGCTGAGTGAGATGCAGCTGAGG GTTCCGGTTGCTTTCTGGTCGGTGGAGGCGACCCAGCCGGCCTGGGCCCAAGCTTTGGGTGAACTAGAACAACCGGATTACACCCTGGAGGACCTGATGGAGGTTGAAGTCGTCTCCAACAGCAAAATGACCTGCTGCCAGCCCGCGTGCTGTGGATTGGGCTGCGTCAggtag
- the LOC130209062 gene encoding nuclear factor 7, ovary-like, translating to MASPTEEDLSCPVCWEVFRDPVVLSCSHSFCNDCLKRRWREEPSQNCPVCKRRSSKSEPPLNMPLKNLCQSLLLERDQRASMGYPPLNLLLKNPDESLLLERDQSASMGYPPLNLPLKNPDESLLLERDQSASMGYPPLNLPLKNPGESLLLERDQSASMGYPPLNLPLKNPDESLLLERDQSASMGYPPLNLPLKNPDESLLLERDQRAPETLCSLHSKKLKLFCLDHQQPVCLVCRDSERHTDHRFRPIDEAAEDLKEELQEILEPLKKKLKVLEQVKVKSDLTAEHRKVQARRAESQIKDQFKKLHRFLEEDEEARLAALREEEEQKSGAMKEKMEALSREIAALSDTVRATEDELRAEDVSFLNAYKAAVERVQRRPLLEDPQLLSGALMDEAQHLGNLPFNIWDSMKDLVSYTPVVLDPNTAHPELVLSADLTTVTFGPRQELPGNPERFDSVPSVLGSEGLTSGTHSWDVEVGDSTGWFLGVLAESAQREELLQSGLWTIGFYEGKYSSLSPSAPVPLPLAVQKDPQRIRVHLDWNRGTLSFSDSDSNAHVHTFTHTFTETMFPFFDTKDKLNILPVKVSVTVEQSTHRTMKVAP from the coding sequence ATGGCTTCCCCAACAGAAGAGGATCTCAGCTGTCCGGTCTGTTGGGAAGTCTTTAGAGATCCGGTTGTCCTGTCCTGTAGCCACAGCTTCTGTAATGACTGTCTGAAGAgaaggtggagagaggaacCAAGTCAGAACTGTCCAGTTTGTAAGAGAAGATCCTCAAAGTCAGAACCACCTTTAAACATGCCGTTAAAGAACCTGTGTCAGTCCTTGTTActggagagagaccagagagcttCAATGGGATATCCACCTTTAAACCTGCTGTTGAAGAACCCGGATGAGTCCTTGTTACTGGAGAGAGACCAGAGTGCTTCAATGGGATATCCACCTTTAAACCTGCCGTTGAAGAACCCGGATGAGTCCTTGTTACTGGAGAGAGACCAGAGTGCTTCAATGGGATATCCACCTTTAAACCTGCCGTTGAAGAACCCAGGTGAGTCCTTGTTACTGGAGAGAGACCAGAGTGCTTCAATGGGATATCCACCTTTAAACCTGCCGTTGAAGAACCCGGATGAGTCCTTGTTACTGGAGAGAGACCAGAGTGCTTCAATGGGATATCCACCTTTAAACCTGCCGTTGAAGAACCCGGATGAGTCCTTGTTActggagagagaccagagagctcCAGAGACTCTCTGCAGTCTGCACTCTAAGAAACTCAAGCTCTTCTGTCTGGACCACCAGCAGCCGGTGTGTCTGGTCTGCAGAGATTCAGAGAGACACACCGACCACAGATTCAGACCCATCGATGAAGCTGCAGAGGATCTCAAAGAGGAACTTCAGGAAATTCTGGAGCCCTTAAAGAAGAAGTTAAAGGTCTTGGAACAAGTCAAAGTGAAGTCTGACCTGACAGCAGAGCACAGGAAGGTCCAGGCCCGCCGAGCAGAGAGCCAGATCAAGGATCAGTTTAAGAAGCTTCACCGGTTTctagaggaggacgaggaggccaggttggctgcactgagggaggaagaggagcagaagagtggggcgatgaaggagaagatggaggccCTGAGCAGAGAGATCGCAGCTCTCTCAGACACAGTCCGAGCCACAGAGGACGAGCTGAGAGCCGAAGACGTCTCGTTCCTCAACGCCTACAAGGCTGCAGTGGAAAGAGTCCagcggcgccccctgctggaggatcCACAGCTGCTCTCAGGAGCTCTGATGGACGAGGCCCAACACCTGGGCAACCTGCCCTTCAACATCTGGGACAGCATGAAGGACCTGGTCTCCTACACTCCCGTGGTTCTGGACCCGAACACCGCTCATCCAGAACTCGTCCTGTCTGCAGACCTGACCACCGTGACATTTGGACCAAGACAGGAGCTTCCTGGCAATCCAGAGAGGTTTGATTCTGTTCCTTCTGTTTTGGGCTCTGAAGGATTGACCTCCGGGACTCACAGCTGGGATGTGGAGGTAGGAGACAGTACCGGCTGGTTCCTTGGTGTGTTAGCAGAGTCCGCCCAGAGAGAGGAGCTCCTGCAGTCTGGTTTATGGACCATAGGGTTCTACGAGGGTAAATACTCGTCCCTGTCACCATCAGCTcccgtccctcttcctctcgccGTGCAGAAGGACCCTCAGAGGATCAGAGTGCATCTGGACTGGAACAGAGGAACGCTGTCCTTCTCTGATTCCGACAGCaacgcacacgtacacactttcacacacacgttcaccgAGACCATGTTTCCATTCTTTGACACTAAGGACAAACTGAATATCTTACCAGTGAAGGTCAGTGTGACGGTGGAACAGagcacacacagaaccatgaaggtgGCACCTTGA
- the LOC130207836 gene encoding E3 ubiquitin-protein ligase RNF182, producing the protein MSVPKEAEPGREAEAKVQTWAQSLVYTLEELECKICYNRYDTQSRKPKLLGCLHRVCAKCLKKMVDMGESSPSIICCPFCRHETYVPNEEVWLMEDDRHILAVLSCQDRACRGGGGGGGEVVLSPNSLTGRGGVESSHRSSDCLVITIQFPSSLPRPLLSVVGLPRPPSLDSLPCSLPAQKCRAWTSRSFPRCLLGALCLVYFSSLPLGIYLLMIGQLVLGVVLVSLVPSTLLLLVLYGFCQCLCHELMGALQRLVAC; encoded by the exons ATGAGCGTGccgaaggaggcggagcctggccGGGAGGCGGAGGCCAAG GTGCAGACCTGGGCCCAGTCTCTGGTCTACACTCTGGAGGAACTGGAGTGTAAGATCTGCTACAACCGCTACGACACGCAGAGCCGCAAACCCAAACTGCTCGGCTGTCTGCACCGAGTCTGTGCCAAGTGTCTGAAGAAGATGGTCGACATGG GAGAGTCTTCGCCGTCGATCATCTGCTGTCCATTCTGTCGCCACGAGACCTACGTACCcaacgaggag GTGTGGTTGATGGAGGACGACCGACACATCCTGGCTGTTCTGTCTTGTCAGGACCGAGCTTgccgaggaggag gaggaggaggaggggaggtggtgCTGAGTCCAAACAGTCTGACCG ggAGAGGAGGCGTGGAGTCGTCCCACCGCTCCTCGGACTGCCTGGTCATCACCATCCAGTTCCCGTCCTCCCTCCCACGTCCTCTGCTCAGCGTGGTGGGCT tgccccgccccccctccctggACTCGCTGCCCTGCAGCCTGCCGGCTCAAAAGTGTCGCGCCTGGACGTCCCGCAGCTTCCCCCGCTGCCTCCTGGGGGCGCTGTGCCTg gtgtactTCAGCTCCCTGCCTCTGGGGATCTACCTGCTGATGATTGGCCAGCTGGTTCTGGGCGTGGTTCTGGTGAGTCTGGTTCCCTCCACCCTGCTGCTGCTCGTCCTCTACGGCTTCTGCCAGTGTCTGTGCCACGAGCTGATGGGTGCTCTTCAGCGCCTCGTGGCGTGCTAG